CGCTTTTGCCGATGACCTGATCCCCCCTCTTGCGTTAAACTGCGTCCTCTTTAACTGATCTCAGCCACTTTCTGACCGGAGTCGGGTAACCGTATCGTGAGTAAACTGGAACATATTCGTAATTTCTCGATCATCGCCCATATCGATCATGGCAAATCCACCCTGTCCGACCGCATCATTCAGATCTGTGGTGGTCTGAGCGACCGTGAAATGGCGGCCCAGGTTCTCGACTCCATGGATCTTGAGCGTGAGCGCGGCATCACGATCAAGGCACAGAGTGTTACCCTCGACTACACCGCGAAGGACGGTAAAACCTATCAGCTCAACTTCATCGACACCCCCGGACATGTGGACTTTTCGTATGAAGTGTCACGCTCGCTGTCTGCCTGTGAGGGTGCTTTGCTGGTAGTGGATGCTGCGCAGGGTGTTGAGGCCCAGTCGGTGGCCAACTGCTACACCGCTATCGAGCAAGGTCTGGAAGTGCTGCCGATACTGAACAAAATGGATCTGCCTCAGGCTGATCCTGACCGTGTGCGGCAGGAGATCGAAGAGGTGATCGGCATCGATGCTACCCATGCTGTCGCCTGTTCGGCCAAGACTGGTCTGGGGGTTGAGGAGGTGCTGGAAGAGTTGGTTCGGGTAATCCCTCCGCCGGAAGGTGATGTGGATGGTCCGCTGCAGGCGCTGATTATTGACTCCTGGTTTGATAACTACCTGGGCGTGGTGTCACTGGTGCGCGTGATACACGGCACCCTGCGCAAAAAGGACAAGCTGCTGGTCAAATCCACCGGTCAGGCGCACCAGGTGGATGCAGTGGGTGTCTTTACTCCTAAACGGAAAGAAACCGATCAGCTGCGTGCCGGCGAGGTCGGGTTTATTGTTGCGGGTATCAAGGATATTCATGGTGCGCCCGTGGGCGATACTCTGACGCATTTCAAAACGCCGGATGTACCCAGTTTGCCCGGTTTCCAGAAGGTACAGCCGCAGGTGTATGCCGGTCTGTTCCCGACCAGTGCCGATGACTATGAAGATTTTCGTGAAGCGCTGGACAAGCTGACCCTGAACGATGCCTCCCTGTTCTTTGAACCGGAGACATCCGATGCACTGGGCTTCGGTTTCCGCTGTGGCTTCCTTGGCATGTTGCACATGGAGATCATTCAGGAGCGCCTGGAGCGCGAATATGATCTTGATCTGGTCACAACCGCCCCGACCGTAGTGTACGAGCTTGAGCTGAACAACGGTGACGTGGTTCAGATCGACAGCCCCTCCAAGCTGCCGGACCCCTCTACTGTGCGTGAAATGCGCGAGCCGATCGTGCTGGCCAATATTCTGGTGCCGGACGAGCATCTGGGCCAGGTGATCGGTCTGTGCGTGGAAAAGCGAGGTGTGCAGAAAAACATGCACTTTGTCGGCAAGCAGGTTCAGGTCACTTACGAACTGCCGATGGCGGAGGTGGTGCTCGACTTCTTTGATCGCCTCAAGTCCTGCAGTCGTGGCTATGCGTCGCTTGAATACAATTTTCAGCGCTTTGAAGCAGCCAAGCTGGTGCGCATGGATATCATGATTAACGGAGAGCGTGTGGATGCGCTGGCGGTCATCCTGCACAAGGATAACGCGGTGTACCGTGGCCGAATGCTGTGTGAAAAGATGAAAGAGTTGATTCCACGGCAGATGTTTGATGTGGCGATTCAGGCCGCCATTGGTGGCAAGGTGATCGCGCGAACAACCGTCAAGGCGCTGCGCAAGAACGTGCTGGCCAAGTGCTATGGTGGTGACGTGAGCCGTAAGAAGAAACTGCTGTCAAAGCAGAAAGAGGGTAAGAAACGCATGAAGCAAGTCGGGCGGGTTGAGATTCCTCAGGACGCCTTCCTTGCTGTACTCAAAGTTGACGGCTAGGGCAGGGACATGAATCTGGACTTTTCACTGATACTGGTACTGGTCACATTGTTGACTGGTATCCTCTGGCTGGTCGATACACTGATGTTTGCGCCCCGGCGCCGGGCGGCACTGGCGCAGGCTGAGCAGAGTGCCGGCGCGCCATTGCCGGAGGCGCAACAGATTAGCCTGATGCGTCAGCCTGGCTGGGCCGACACCTCTCGTTCCATGTTTCCGGTGCTGCTGGTGGTGCTGCTGCTGCGCTCTTTCCTGTTTGAGCCGTTTCAGATTCCTTCCGGCTCCATGTTGCCGACGCTCAAGATCGGCGACTTCATTTTGGTAAACAAGTTTCACTACGGGCTGCGTTTGCCAGTGCTCAATACGAAATTCGTGAGCAATAATGATCCACAGCATGGTGATGTGATCGTGTTCCGCTACCCGGAAGATACCAGTATCAACTACATTAAACGGGTAGTCGGTGTGCCGGGCGATGTGATCACCTATCAGGGCAAGACGTTGTTTATCAACGGTGAAGCACAGCCACAAAGTTTGATCGCACGCCTGCCGCCGGGCAATCCTGAGCAGTTGCTGCTGAGCGAAACACTGGTGGGTAAGCCGCACCGAATTCATCAGGATATCTATCGACCGATCATGAACGGTCAGTGGGTGGTGCCGGAAGGGCATTACTTTGTTCTGGGTGATAACCGTGATAACAGCAGGGACAGTCGCTACTGGGGCTTTGTGCCTGAAGAACTGCTGGTCGGAAAAGCAACCGCTGTATGGATGCATTGGGACAGTTTTTTCAGTCTGCCCGATTTCAGTGATGTTCGTCGCATTAACTAGAGGATGGAAAGATGAACAACGGAGCTACACACTTTCAGCGCGGAGCCTCATTTACCTCGACTTTGATTGGGTTAATTGTGGCTGGCATCTTCTTTGCCGTAGGGTTCAAGCTGTTTGGCCCTTACTGGGAGCACGCCACCATCAATTCCATTGTGGCCAAGGTCAGCGAGGACCCGGATGAACTGTCCAAGCCGGTGCGTGAAATCCGTCGTGACTTTGACAAGAAATTCCTGATCAACCAGGTGTCGTTGCCGAACAAGGACTCACTGCAAGTCACGCAGAAAGAAGGCGTGCTCTATTTTGATCTGGTCTATGAGGTCCGTGTACCGATGTTCTACAACGTCGATGCGCTGGTTAAGTTTGAAGAACACTATGAAGCTGTTAAACCTTGATTAAACCTGCTGCTGAACTGGCCCGAAAACTGGGCAACCCCTGTGAAGATCCCGAGCTGTTTGAGCTGGCGCTGACCCATCGCAGCTGTGGTAAACGCAATAATGAACGGCTGGAGTTTCTCGGCGATGCGATTCTGAGCTTTGTCATTGCCGATGATCTCTATAGGCGCTTCCCGGATGCCCGTGAAGGTCAGATGAGTCGTCTGCGTTCCCGTGTGGTCAAGGGTGAAACGTTGGCCCTTATTGCCCGTGAAATGGCGGTCGGTGACTACCTGCGTCTGGGTTCCGGTGAACTGAAAAGTGGTGGTTTCCGGCGCGACTCCATCTTGGCCGACAGTGTCGAGGCCATTATCGGAGCCGTCTATCTCGATCAGGGTGTGGAAGCAGCCAGAGCGTTCATTCTGCACTGGTTTGGCCCCCACCTGGAACAGCTGGATCTGAATATTACCCTCAAGGATGCCAAGACCCGATTGCAGGAGTTTTTGCAATCACGTCGCTCGCAACTGCCTCAGTATGAGCTGGTGTCGGTGGAAGGGGAGCCCCACGATCAAACCTTTCATATCCGTTGTGAAATATCATTGCTGGATGCGCCCACCGAGGGGCATGGCAGCAGTCGCCGTCAGGCAGAACAGGAAGCGGCTCGCGCCGCACTGGCGCAACTGGATCAGGAGGCTAGCGCATGAGTGAGTCAACACAGCGTTGTGGTTATGTGGCCATCGTGGGCCGTCCCAATGTGGGCAAATCGACCCTGCTGAACCGCATTCTGGGGCAGAAACT
This DNA window, taken from Marinobacterium iners, encodes the following:
- the lepA gene encoding translation elongation factor 4 is translated as MSKLEHIRNFSIIAHIDHGKSTLSDRIIQICGGLSDREMAAQVLDSMDLERERGITIKAQSVTLDYTAKDGKTYQLNFIDTPGHVDFSYEVSRSLSACEGALLVVDAAQGVEAQSVANCYTAIEQGLEVLPILNKMDLPQADPDRVRQEIEEVIGIDATHAVACSAKTGLGVEEVLEELVRVIPPPEGDVDGPLQALIIDSWFDNYLGVVSLVRVIHGTLRKKDKLLVKSTGQAHQVDAVGVFTPKRKETDQLRAGEVGFIVAGIKDIHGAPVGDTLTHFKTPDVPSLPGFQKVQPQVYAGLFPTSADDYEDFREALDKLTLNDASLFFEPETSDALGFGFRCGFLGMLHMEIIQERLEREYDLDLVTTAPTVVYELELNNGDVVQIDSPSKLPDPSTVREMREPIVLANILVPDEHLGQVIGLCVEKRGVQKNMHFVGKQVQVTYELPMAEVVLDFFDRLKSCSRGYASLEYNFQRFEAAKLVRMDIMINGERVDALAVILHKDNAVYRGRMLCEKMKELIPRQMFDVAIQAAIGGKVIARTTVKALRKNVLAKCYGGDVSRKKKLLSKQKEGKKRMKQVGRVEIPQDAFLAVLKVDG
- a CDS encoding DUF4845 domain-containing protein gives rise to the protein MNNGATHFQRGASFTSTLIGLIVAGIFFAVGFKLFGPYWEHATINSIVAKVSEDPDELSKPVREIRRDFDKKFLINQVSLPNKDSLQVTQKEGVLYFDLVYEVRVPMFYNVDALVKFEEHYEAVKP
- the rnc gene encoding ribonuclease III → MIKPAAELARKLGNPCEDPELFELALTHRSCGKRNNERLEFLGDAILSFVIADDLYRRFPDAREGQMSRLRSRVVKGETLALIAREMAVGDYLRLGSGELKSGGFRRDSILADSVEAIIGAVYLDQGVEAARAFILHWFGPHLEQLDLNITLKDAKTRLQEFLQSRRSQLPQYELVSVEGEPHDQTFHIRCEISLLDAPTEGHGSSRRQAEQEAARAALAQLDQEASA
- the lepB gene encoding signal peptidase I; this encodes MNLDFSLILVLVTLLTGILWLVDTLMFAPRRRAALAQAEQSAGAPLPEAQQISLMRQPGWADTSRSMFPVLLVVLLLRSFLFEPFQIPSGSMLPTLKIGDFILVNKFHYGLRLPVLNTKFVSNNDPQHGDVIVFRYPEDTSINYIKRVVGVPGDVITYQGKTLFINGEAQPQSLIARLPPGNPEQLLLSETLVGKPHRIHQDIYRPIMNGQWVVPEGHYFVLGDNRDNSRDSRYWGFVPEELLVGKATAVWMHWDSFFSLPDFSDVRRIN